The Meleagris gallopavo isolate NT-WF06-2002-E0010 breed Aviagen turkey brand Nicholas breeding stock chromosome 10, Turkey_5.1, whole genome shotgun sequence genome contains a region encoding:
- the LOC100544972 gene encoding ADAMTS-like protein 2 isoform X1 — protein sequence MPRDPRGIHPSVHPLELGRQVPQLTVLCFCQDSSEAADGTGPWDEEVTKWWGEWSSWSTCSRSCGGGVMSRERHCLRQRLQMPQGTNSTMCVGQAKHYQLCQQQPCPANTASFKQQQCSSFNAKAFGKRYYHWMPLYPDDYTSISNKPCDLQCTTRNGERQLMARAQDGTSCKDRTYQGVCINGKCEPVGCDGSLYSARTMDRCRVCGGDGSTCHRVSGSFRKAISQIGYVFITSIPAGAMDILIMERRKTENILALADEYGHFFFNGNSAIDNPQNFRVAGTIFKYRRPSSLNSDGLEYIIAHGPTNQSLNAMYYNFNGKMPHITYDYTVPRTPPPLRTAAPAVDRPRYHHPVETSQSHPVPANFRAAKDSNVTRLSLSPDDTNKQLPLKDRHEDLGFIHPHFFHTNSTNHPRGWGWEQGEEKEKYEFHIRQVYHANTAGEEEGEEAAAIGEETELALKFNQISISTAVPYSMRRSELSENSRVASSRLRLFRRLCHQDQHHAAFCRELQYLAARLAQRNSTAGLWAETAARWPQGLHKAPSRKNSLQDLKVEMFAGRQGKASNYSVMASVESSLLGTSTTVDVSQAEPLRAPGTESNEFDVSPVGHDDISLADMYRWKVSAYAPCSSTCTSAGISASYAMCVRYDGVEVDEAYCDALTRPEPTHEFCTGRDCQPRWETSRWSECSRTCGEGYQYRTVRCWKMLAPGFDSSVYDDLCESAGLARPIERKGCKNKACGPQWELSEWSECSARCGSQGTMRREVRCSVEAALCDESQKPSSEKECTGPPCDRRWTASDWGPCSGSCGEGRISRFVACRNLEGKVISDTQCDPAAKPLAIHPCGDKDCPAHWVEQEWDQCDASCGRGTKTRVVLCAGLENGVYREYPEKRCEVAQKPEEQAACFMRPCSTWFTTSWSQCSKTCGAGVRLREVKCYQGEALAQGCNLASKPEGRQACQLQPCPTEAPEDDCEDKATANCVLVLKVKLCSHWYYRKACCRSCRLKSP from the exons ATGCCACGAGATCCCAGAggcatccatccatccgtccatcctCTGGAGTTAGGCCGCCAGGTTCCCCAGCTAACCGTTCTCTGTTTCTGTCAGGACAGTAGTGAGGCAGCAGATGGAACTGGCCCCTGGGATGAAGAAGTTACCAAGTGGTGGGGAGAGTGGAGCTCGTGGTCCACCTGCTCACGATCCTGCGGCGGAGGCGTGATGTCCCGGGAGCGGCACTGCCTGCGGCAGCG GCTCCAGATGCCCCAGGGAACAAACAGCACCATGTGTGTTGGCCAAGCCAAGCACTACCAactgtgccagcagcag CCCTGCCCAGCCAACACAGCAAGCTTCAAACAACAGCAGTGCTCCAGTTTCAATGCCAAAGCCTTTGGGAAGCGGTACTACCACTGGATGCCCCTCTATCCAG ATGACTACACCAGCATCTCCAACAAGCCGTGTGACCTCCAGTGCACCACGCGGAATGGAGAGAGGCAGCTGATGGCCCGAGCCCAGGATGGTACCTCCTGCAAGGACAGGACCTACCAAGGGGTCTGCATCAATGGGAAGTGTGAG CCAGTGGGGTGTGATGGAAGCCTGTATTCGGCCCGGACGATGGACAGATGCAGGGTGTGTGGAGGGGACGGCAGCACTTGTCACCGTGTCTCAGGCAGCTTCCGAAAGGCAATCTCACAGATAG GTTACGTGTTCATCACCAGCATCCCTGCCGGTGCCATGGACATCCTCATCATGGAGCgcaggaagacagaaaacatcCTGG caCTCGCTGACGAATACGGGCATTTCTTCTTCAACGGCAACTCTGCCATTGACAACCCCCAGAACTTCAGGGTAGCTGGCACGATCTTCAAGTACAGGCGGCCTTCGAGTCTGAATTCAGATGGGCTGGAGTACATCATAGCTCACGGGCCCACTAACCAGTCCCTGAATGCCATG TACTATAACTTTAATGGGAAAATGCCACACATAACTTATGACTACACTGTACCACGGACACCACCACCTCTCCGAACTGCAGCCCCTGCTGTAGACAGACCTCGTTATCATCACCCAGTAGAGACCAGCCAGAGCCATCCTGTTCCAGCCAATTTCAGAGCTGCCAAGGACTCCAATGTCACACGGCTTTCCCTGTCACCAGATGACACCAACAAACAGCTTCCTCTAAAAGATAGGCATGAAGATTTAGGCTTCATCCATCCACACTTCTTCCACACCAACTCCACTAATCACCCTcggggctggggctgggaacaaggtgaagaaaaggagaagtatGAGTTCCACATAAGACAGGTCTACCACGCAAACAcagcaggagaggaagaaggagaggaagcagcagcaattggtgaagaaacagaattgg CCCTCAAATTCAACCAGAtttccatcagcacagctgtacCCTACAGCATGAGGAGGTCTGAGCTGTCGGAGAACAGCCGCGTCGCATCCTCCAGGCTTCGGCTCTTCAGGAGGTTGTGCCACCAGGACCAGCACCACGCTGCCttctgcagggagctgcagtaCCTGGCTGCCAGGCTGGCCCAGAGGAACAGCACAGCAGGACTATGGGCTGAAACAGCTGCCCGGTGGCCACAGGGTCTCCACAAAGCGCCGTCCCGTAAGAACTCACTGCAGGACTTGAAGGTGGAGATGTTTGCTGGGAGACAGGGGAAAGCGAGCAACTACAGTGTGATGGCATCTGTGGAGAGCTCTCTGCTGGGTACCAGCACAACGGTGGACGTCAGCCAGGCAGAGCCTCTGCGGGCCCCCGGCACTGAAAG CAACGAGTTTGATGTGAGCCCCGTGGGCCACGATGACATCAGCTTGGCTGACATGTATCGGTGGAAGGTCTCAGCTTATGCCCCCTGCAGCTCCACCTGCACTTCAG CAGGTATCAGTGCCTCCTATGCAATGTGTGTACGGTACGACGGAGTGGAAGTGGACGAAGCGTACTGCGATGCCCTGACCCGACCAGAACCTACACATGAATTTTGTACAGGCAGAGACTGCCAGCCTAG GTGGGAAACGAGCCGGTGGAGTGAGTGCTCCAGGACCTGTGGTGAGGGCTACCAGTACCGCACCGTGCGCTGCTGGAAGATGCTGGCTCCAGGCTTCGACAGCTCTGTTTACGATGACCTCTGCGAGTCAGCTGGGCTGGCCAGGCCCATAGAGAGGAAAGGCTGCAAGAACAAGGCCTGCGGACCCCAGTGGGAGCTTTCAGAGTGGTCTGAG TGCTCAGCCCGATGCGGCAGCCAGGGGACGATGAGGAGGGAGGTGCGCTGCTCGGTGGAAGCAGCCCTCTGCGATGAGTCCCAGAAGCCCAGCAGTGAGAAGGAGTGCACAGGGCCGCCCTGCGACCGCCGCTGGACCGCTTCCGACTGGGGCCCG TGCTCAGGTTCGTGTGGTGAGGGACGCATAAGCCGTTTCGTCGCCTGTCGCAACCTGGAGGGCAAGGTGATCTCTGACACACAGTGTGACCCAGCTGCCAAGCCCCTGGCCATCCATCCGTGTGGAGACAAGGACTGCCCTGCACACTGGGTGGAGCAGGAGTGGGATCAG TGTGATGCCAGCTGCGGACGAGGGACGAAGACCCGGGTTGTcctgtgtgcagggctggagaATGGGGTGTACAGGGAGTACCCTGAGAAGCGCTGTGAGGTTGCACAGAAGCCTGAGGAGCAAGCTGCCTGCTTCATGAGGCCGTGTTCAACCTGGTTCACTACATCCTGGTCTCAG TGCAGCAAGACGTGTGGTGCTGGCGTGCGACTGCGCGAGGTGAAGTGCTACCAGGGGGAAGCGCTGGCCCAGGGCTGTAACCTTGCTTCCAAACCAGAAGGCAGGCAGGCGTGTCAGCTCCAGCCGTGCCCCACAGAGGCCCCAG AAGATGACTGTGAAGACAAAGCGACGGCCAACTGCGTGCTTGTGCTGAAGGTGAAGCTGTGCTCTCACTGGTACTACAGGAAGGCTTGCTGCCGGTCGTGTCGCCTCAAGTCACCGTGA
- the LOC100544972 gene encoding ADAMTS-like protein 2 isoform X2 has protein sequence MPRDPRGIHPSVHPLELGRQVPQLTVLCFCQDSSEAADGTGPWDEEVTKWWGEWSSWSTCSRSCGGGVMSRERHCLRQRLQMPQGTNSTMCVGQAKHYQLCQQQPCPANTASFKQQQCSSFNAKAFGKRYYHWMPLYPDDYTSISNKPCDLQCTTRNGERQLMARAQDGTSCKDRTYQGVCINGKCEPVGCDGSLYSARTMDRCRVCGGDGSTCHRVSGSFRKAISQIGYVFITSIPAGAMDILIMERRKTENILALADEYGHFFFNGNSAIDNPQNFRVAGTIFKYRRPSSLNSDGLEYIIAHGPTNQSLNAMYYNFNGKMPHITYDYTVPRTPPPLRTAAPAVDRPRYHHPVETSQSHPVPANFRAAKDSNVTRLSLSPDDTNKQLPLKDRHEDLGFIHPHFFHTNSTNHPRGWGWEQGEEKEKYEFHIRQVYHANTAGEEEGEEAAAIGEETELALKFNQISISTAVPYSMRRSELSENSRVASSRLRLFRRLCHQDQHHAAFCRELQYLAARLAQRNSTAGLWAETAARWPQGLHKAPSRKNSLQDLKVEMFAGRQGKASNYSVMASVESSLLGTSTTVDVSQAEPLRAPGTESNEFDVSPVGHDDISLADMYRWKVSAYAPCSSTCTSGISASYAMCVRYDGVEVDEAYCDALTRPEPTHEFCTGRDCQPRWETSRWSECSRTCGEGYQYRTVRCWKMLAPGFDSSVYDDLCESAGLARPIERKGCKNKACGPQWELSEWSECSARCGSQGTMRREVRCSVEAALCDESQKPSSEKECTGPPCDRRWTASDWGPCSGSCGEGRISRFVACRNLEGKVISDTQCDPAAKPLAIHPCGDKDCPAHWVEQEWDQCDASCGRGTKTRVVLCAGLENGVYREYPEKRCEVAQKPEEQAACFMRPCSTWFTTSWSQCSKTCGAGVRLREVKCYQGEALAQGCNLASKPEGRQACQLQPCPTEAPEDDCEDKATANCVLVLKVKLCSHWYYRKACCRSCRLKSP, from the exons ATGCCACGAGATCCCAGAggcatccatccatccgtccatcctCTGGAGTTAGGCCGCCAGGTTCCCCAGCTAACCGTTCTCTGTTTCTGTCAGGACAGTAGTGAGGCAGCAGATGGAACTGGCCCCTGGGATGAAGAAGTTACCAAGTGGTGGGGAGAGTGGAGCTCGTGGTCCACCTGCTCACGATCCTGCGGCGGAGGCGTGATGTCCCGGGAGCGGCACTGCCTGCGGCAGCG GCTCCAGATGCCCCAGGGAACAAACAGCACCATGTGTGTTGGCCAAGCCAAGCACTACCAactgtgccagcagcag CCCTGCCCAGCCAACACAGCAAGCTTCAAACAACAGCAGTGCTCCAGTTTCAATGCCAAAGCCTTTGGGAAGCGGTACTACCACTGGATGCCCCTCTATCCAG ATGACTACACCAGCATCTCCAACAAGCCGTGTGACCTCCAGTGCACCACGCGGAATGGAGAGAGGCAGCTGATGGCCCGAGCCCAGGATGGTACCTCCTGCAAGGACAGGACCTACCAAGGGGTCTGCATCAATGGGAAGTGTGAG CCAGTGGGGTGTGATGGAAGCCTGTATTCGGCCCGGACGATGGACAGATGCAGGGTGTGTGGAGGGGACGGCAGCACTTGTCACCGTGTCTCAGGCAGCTTCCGAAAGGCAATCTCACAGATAG GTTACGTGTTCATCACCAGCATCCCTGCCGGTGCCATGGACATCCTCATCATGGAGCgcaggaagacagaaaacatcCTGG caCTCGCTGACGAATACGGGCATTTCTTCTTCAACGGCAACTCTGCCATTGACAACCCCCAGAACTTCAGGGTAGCTGGCACGATCTTCAAGTACAGGCGGCCTTCGAGTCTGAATTCAGATGGGCTGGAGTACATCATAGCTCACGGGCCCACTAACCAGTCCCTGAATGCCATG TACTATAACTTTAATGGGAAAATGCCACACATAACTTATGACTACACTGTACCACGGACACCACCACCTCTCCGAACTGCAGCCCCTGCTGTAGACAGACCTCGTTATCATCACCCAGTAGAGACCAGCCAGAGCCATCCTGTTCCAGCCAATTTCAGAGCTGCCAAGGACTCCAATGTCACACGGCTTTCCCTGTCACCAGATGACACCAACAAACAGCTTCCTCTAAAAGATAGGCATGAAGATTTAGGCTTCATCCATCCACACTTCTTCCACACCAACTCCACTAATCACCCTcggggctggggctgggaacaaggtgaagaaaaggagaagtatGAGTTCCACATAAGACAGGTCTACCACGCAAACAcagcaggagaggaagaaggagaggaagcagcagcaattggtgaagaaacagaattgg CCCTCAAATTCAACCAGAtttccatcagcacagctgtacCCTACAGCATGAGGAGGTCTGAGCTGTCGGAGAACAGCCGCGTCGCATCCTCCAGGCTTCGGCTCTTCAGGAGGTTGTGCCACCAGGACCAGCACCACGCTGCCttctgcagggagctgcagtaCCTGGCTGCCAGGCTGGCCCAGAGGAACAGCACAGCAGGACTATGGGCTGAAACAGCTGCCCGGTGGCCACAGGGTCTCCACAAAGCGCCGTCCCGTAAGAACTCACTGCAGGACTTGAAGGTGGAGATGTTTGCTGGGAGACAGGGGAAAGCGAGCAACTACAGTGTGATGGCATCTGTGGAGAGCTCTCTGCTGGGTACCAGCACAACGGTGGACGTCAGCCAGGCAGAGCCTCTGCGGGCCCCCGGCACTGAAAG CAACGAGTTTGATGTGAGCCCCGTGGGCCACGATGACATCAGCTTGGCTGACATGTATCGGTGGAAGGTCTCAGCTTATGCCCCCTGCAGCTCCACCTGCACTTCAG GTATCAGTGCCTCCTATGCAATGTGTGTACGGTACGACGGAGTGGAAGTGGACGAAGCGTACTGCGATGCCCTGACCCGACCAGAACCTACACATGAATTTTGTACAGGCAGAGACTGCCAGCCTAG GTGGGAAACGAGCCGGTGGAGTGAGTGCTCCAGGACCTGTGGTGAGGGCTACCAGTACCGCACCGTGCGCTGCTGGAAGATGCTGGCTCCAGGCTTCGACAGCTCTGTTTACGATGACCTCTGCGAGTCAGCTGGGCTGGCCAGGCCCATAGAGAGGAAAGGCTGCAAGAACAAGGCCTGCGGACCCCAGTGGGAGCTTTCAGAGTGGTCTGAG TGCTCAGCCCGATGCGGCAGCCAGGGGACGATGAGGAGGGAGGTGCGCTGCTCGGTGGAAGCAGCCCTCTGCGATGAGTCCCAGAAGCCCAGCAGTGAGAAGGAGTGCACAGGGCCGCCCTGCGACCGCCGCTGGACCGCTTCCGACTGGGGCCCG TGCTCAGGTTCGTGTGGTGAGGGACGCATAAGCCGTTTCGTCGCCTGTCGCAACCTGGAGGGCAAGGTGATCTCTGACACACAGTGTGACCCAGCTGCCAAGCCCCTGGCCATCCATCCGTGTGGAGACAAGGACTGCCCTGCACACTGGGTGGAGCAGGAGTGGGATCAG TGTGATGCCAGCTGCGGACGAGGGACGAAGACCCGGGTTGTcctgtgtgcagggctggagaATGGGGTGTACAGGGAGTACCCTGAGAAGCGCTGTGAGGTTGCACAGAAGCCTGAGGAGCAAGCTGCCTGCTTCATGAGGCCGTGTTCAACCTGGTTCACTACATCCTGGTCTCAG TGCAGCAAGACGTGTGGTGCTGGCGTGCGACTGCGCGAGGTGAAGTGCTACCAGGGGGAAGCGCTGGCCCAGGGCTGTAACCTTGCTTCCAAACCAGAAGGCAGGCAGGCGTGTCAGCTCCAGCCGTGCCCCACAGAGGCCCCAG AAGATGACTGTGAAGACAAAGCGACGGCCAACTGCGTGCTTGTGCTGAAGGTGAAGCTGTGCTCTCACTGGTACTACAGGAAGGCTTGCTGCCGGTCGTGTCGCCTCAAGTCACCGTGA
- the LOC100544972 gene encoding ADAMTS-like protein 2 isoform X3 → MQLRDSPSETGLRLMVHLLQPHGPFLHQEGTDCGYVFITSIPAGAMDILIMERRKTENILALADEYGHFFFNGNSAIDNPQNFRVAGTIFKYRRPSSLNSDGLEYIIAHGPTNQSLNAMYYNFNGKMPHITYDYTVPRTPPPLRTAAPAVDRPRYHHPVETSQSHPVPANFRAAKDSNVTRLSLSPDDTNKQLPLKDRHEDLGFIHPHFFHTNSTNHPRGWGWEQGEEKEKYEFHIRQVYHANTAGEEEGEEAAAIGEETELALKFNQISISTAVPYSMRRSELSENSRVASSRLRLFRRLCHQDQHHAAFCRELQYLAARLAQRNSTAGLWAETAARWPQGLHKAPSRKNSLQDLKVEMFAGRQGKASNYSVMASVESSLLGTSTTVDVSQAEPLRAPGTESNEFDVSPVGHDDISLADMYRWKVSAYAPCSSTCTSAGISASYAMCVRYDGVEVDEAYCDALTRPEPTHEFCTGRDCQPRWETSRWSECSRTCGEGYQYRTVRCWKMLAPGFDSSVYDDLCESAGLARPIERKGCKNKACGPQWELSEWSECSARCGSQGTMRREVRCSVEAALCDESQKPSSEKECTGPPCDRRWTASDWGPCSGSCGEGRISRFVACRNLEGKVISDTQCDPAAKPLAIHPCGDKDCPAHWVEQEWDQCDASCGRGTKTRVVLCAGLENGVYREYPEKRCEVAQKPEEQAACFMRPCSTWFTTSWSQCSKTCGAGVRLREVKCYQGEALAQGCNLASKPEGRQACQLQPCPTEAPEDDCEDKATANCVLVLKVKLCSHWYYRKACCRSCRLKSP, encoded by the exons ATGCAGCTGAGGGACAGTCCCTCTGAAACTGGGCTGAGATTAATGGTTCATCTCTTGCAACCTCATGGCCCATTCCTCCACCAAGAAGGAACAGACTGTG GTTACGTGTTCATCACCAGCATCCCTGCCGGTGCCATGGACATCCTCATCATGGAGCgcaggaagacagaaaacatcCTGG caCTCGCTGACGAATACGGGCATTTCTTCTTCAACGGCAACTCTGCCATTGACAACCCCCAGAACTTCAGGGTAGCTGGCACGATCTTCAAGTACAGGCGGCCTTCGAGTCTGAATTCAGATGGGCTGGAGTACATCATAGCTCACGGGCCCACTAACCAGTCCCTGAATGCCATG TACTATAACTTTAATGGGAAAATGCCACACATAACTTATGACTACACTGTACCACGGACACCACCACCTCTCCGAACTGCAGCCCCTGCTGTAGACAGACCTCGTTATCATCACCCAGTAGAGACCAGCCAGAGCCATCCTGTTCCAGCCAATTTCAGAGCTGCCAAGGACTCCAATGTCACACGGCTTTCCCTGTCACCAGATGACACCAACAAACAGCTTCCTCTAAAAGATAGGCATGAAGATTTAGGCTTCATCCATCCACACTTCTTCCACACCAACTCCACTAATCACCCTcggggctggggctgggaacaaggtgaagaaaaggagaagtatGAGTTCCACATAAGACAGGTCTACCACGCAAACAcagcaggagaggaagaaggagaggaagcagcagcaattggtgaagaaacagaattgg CCCTCAAATTCAACCAGAtttccatcagcacagctgtacCCTACAGCATGAGGAGGTCTGAGCTGTCGGAGAACAGCCGCGTCGCATCCTCCAGGCTTCGGCTCTTCAGGAGGTTGTGCCACCAGGACCAGCACCACGCTGCCttctgcagggagctgcagtaCCTGGCTGCCAGGCTGGCCCAGAGGAACAGCACAGCAGGACTATGGGCTGAAACAGCTGCCCGGTGGCCACAGGGTCTCCACAAAGCGCCGTCCCGTAAGAACTCACTGCAGGACTTGAAGGTGGAGATGTTTGCTGGGAGACAGGGGAAAGCGAGCAACTACAGTGTGATGGCATCTGTGGAGAGCTCTCTGCTGGGTACCAGCACAACGGTGGACGTCAGCCAGGCAGAGCCTCTGCGGGCCCCCGGCACTGAAAG CAACGAGTTTGATGTGAGCCCCGTGGGCCACGATGACATCAGCTTGGCTGACATGTATCGGTGGAAGGTCTCAGCTTATGCCCCCTGCAGCTCCACCTGCACTTCAG CAGGTATCAGTGCCTCCTATGCAATGTGTGTACGGTACGACGGAGTGGAAGTGGACGAAGCGTACTGCGATGCCCTGACCCGACCAGAACCTACACATGAATTTTGTACAGGCAGAGACTGCCAGCCTAG GTGGGAAACGAGCCGGTGGAGTGAGTGCTCCAGGACCTGTGGTGAGGGCTACCAGTACCGCACCGTGCGCTGCTGGAAGATGCTGGCTCCAGGCTTCGACAGCTCTGTTTACGATGACCTCTGCGAGTCAGCTGGGCTGGCCAGGCCCATAGAGAGGAAAGGCTGCAAGAACAAGGCCTGCGGACCCCAGTGGGAGCTTTCAGAGTGGTCTGAG TGCTCAGCCCGATGCGGCAGCCAGGGGACGATGAGGAGGGAGGTGCGCTGCTCGGTGGAAGCAGCCCTCTGCGATGAGTCCCAGAAGCCCAGCAGTGAGAAGGAGTGCACAGGGCCGCCCTGCGACCGCCGCTGGACCGCTTCCGACTGGGGCCCG TGCTCAGGTTCGTGTGGTGAGGGACGCATAAGCCGTTTCGTCGCCTGTCGCAACCTGGAGGGCAAGGTGATCTCTGACACACAGTGTGACCCAGCTGCCAAGCCCCTGGCCATCCATCCGTGTGGAGACAAGGACTGCCCTGCACACTGGGTGGAGCAGGAGTGGGATCAG TGTGATGCCAGCTGCGGACGAGGGACGAAGACCCGGGTTGTcctgtgtgcagggctggagaATGGGGTGTACAGGGAGTACCCTGAGAAGCGCTGTGAGGTTGCACAGAAGCCTGAGGAGCAAGCTGCCTGCTTCATGAGGCCGTGTTCAACCTGGTTCACTACATCCTGGTCTCAG TGCAGCAAGACGTGTGGTGCTGGCGTGCGACTGCGCGAGGTGAAGTGCTACCAGGGGGAAGCGCTGGCCCAGGGCTGTAACCTTGCTTCCAAACCAGAAGGCAGGCAGGCGTGTCAGCTCCAGCCGTGCCCCACAGAGGCCCCAG AAGATGACTGTGAAGACAAAGCGACGGCCAACTGCGTGCTTGTGCTGAAGGTGAAGCTGTGCTCTCACTGGTACTACAGGAAGGCTTGCTGCCGGTCGTGTCGCCTCAAGTCACCGTGA
- the LOC100544972 gene encoding ADAMTS-like protein 2 isoform X4: MPRDPRGIHPSVHPLELGRQVPQLTVLCFCQDSSEAADGTGPWDEEVTKWWGEWSSWSTCSRSCGGGVMSRERHCLRQRLQMPQGTNSTMCVGQAKHYQLCQQQPCPANTASFKQQQCSSFNAKAFGKRYYHWMPLYPDDYTSISNKPCDLQCTTRNGERQLMARAQDGTSCKDRTYQGVCINGKCEPVGCDGSLYSARTMDRCRVCGGDGSTCHRVSGSFRKAISQIGYVFITSIPAGAMDILIMERRKTENILALADEYGHFFFNGNSAIDNPQNFRVAGTIFKYRRPSSLNSDGLEYIIAHGPTNQSLNAMYYNFNGKMPHITYDYTVPRTPPPLRTAAPAVDRPRYHHPVETSQSHPVPANFRAAKDSNVTRLSLSPDDTNKQLPLKDRHEDLGFIHPHFFHTNSTNHPRGWGWEQGEEKEKYEFHIRQVYHANTAGEEEGEEAAAIGEETELALKFNQISISTAVPYSMRRSELSENSRVASSRLRLFRRLCHQDQHHAAFCRELQYLAARLAQRNSTAGLWAETAARWPQGLHKAPSRKNSLQDLKVEMFAGRQGKASNYSVMASVESSLLGTSTTVDVSQAEPLRAPGTESNEFDVSPVGHDDISLADMYRWKVSAYAPCSSTCTSAGISASYAMCVRYDGVEVDEAYCDALTRPEPTHEFCTGRDCQPRWETSRWSECSRTCGEGYQYRTVRCWKMLAPGFDSSVYDDLCESAGLARPIERKGCKNKACGPQWELSEWSECSARCGSQGTMRREVRCSVEAALCDESQKPSSEKECTGPPCDRRWTASDWGPVRVVRDA, from the exons ATGCCACGAGATCCCAGAggcatccatccatccgtccatcctCTGGAGTTAGGCCGCCAGGTTCCCCAGCTAACCGTTCTCTGTTTCTGTCAGGACAGTAGTGAGGCAGCAGATGGAACTGGCCCCTGGGATGAAGAAGTTACCAAGTGGTGGGGAGAGTGGAGCTCGTGGTCCACCTGCTCACGATCCTGCGGCGGAGGCGTGATGTCCCGGGAGCGGCACTGCCTGCGGCAGCG GCTCCAGATGCCCCAGGGAACAAACAGCACCATGTGTGTTGGCCAAGCCAAGCACTACCAactgtgccagcagcag CCCTGCCCAGCCAACACAGCAAGCTTCAAACAACAGCAGTGCTCCAGTTTCAATGCCAAAGCCTTTGGGAAGCGGTACTACCACTGGATGCCCCTCTATCCAG ATGACTACACCAGCATCTCCAACAAGCCGTGTGACCTCCAGTGCACCACGCGGAATGGAGAGAGGCAGCTGATGGCCCGAGCCCAGGATGGTACCTCCTGCAAGGACAGGACCTACCAAGGGGTCTGCATCAATGGGAAGTGTGAG CCAGTGGGGTGTGATGGAAGCCTGTATTCGGCCCGGACGATGGACAGATGCAGGGTGTGTGGAGGGGACGGCAGCACTTGTCACCGTGTCTCAGGCAGCTTCCGAAAGGCAATCTCACAGATAG GTTACGTGTTCATCACCAGCATCCCTGCCGGTGCCATGGACATCCTCATCATGGAGCgcaggaagacagaaaacatcCTGG caCTCGCTGACGAATACGGGCATTTCTTCTTCAACGGCAACTCTGCCATTGACAACCCCCAGAACTTCAGGGTAGCTGGCACGATCTTCAAGTACAGGCGGCCTTCGAGTCTGAATTCAGATGGGCTGGAGTACATCATAGCTCACGGGCCCACTAACCAGTCCCTGAATGCCATG TACTATAACTTTAATGGGAAAATGCCACACATAACTTATGACTACACTGTACCACGGACACCACCACCTCTCCGAACTGCAGCCCCTGCTGTAGACAGACCTCGTTATCATCACCCAGTAGAGACCAGCCAGAGCCATCCTGTTCCAGCCAATTTCAGAGCTGCCAAGGACTCCAATGTCACACGGCTTTCCCTGTCACCAGATGACACCAACAAACAGCTTCCTCTAAAAGATAGGCATGAAGATTTAGGCTTCATCCATCCACACTTCTTCCACACCAACTCCACTAATCACCCTcggggctggggctgggaacaaggtgaagaaaaggagaagtatGAGTTCCACATAAGACAGGTCTACCACGCAAACAcagcaggagaggaagaaggagaggaagcagcagcaattggtgaagaaacagaattgg CCCTCAAATTCAACCAGAtttccatcagcacagctgtacCCTACAGCATGAGGAGGTCTGAGCTGTCGGAGAACAGCCGCGTCGCATCCTCCAGGCTTCGGCTCTTCAGGAGGTTGTGCCACCAGGACCAGCACCACGCTGCCttctgcagggagctgcagtaCCTGGCTGCCAGGCTGGCCCAGAGGAACAGCACAGCAGGACTATGGGCTGAAACAGCTGCCCGGTGGCCACAGGGTCTCCACAAAGCGCCGTCCCGTAAGAACTCACTGCAGGACTTGAAGGTGGAGATGTTTGCTGGGAGACAGGGGAAAGCGAGCAACTACAGTGTGATGGCATCTGTGGAGAGCTCTCTGCTGGGTACCAGCACAACGGTGGACGTCAGCCAGGCAGAGCCTCTGCGGGCCCCCGGCACTGAAAG CAACGAGTTTGATGTGAGCCCCGTGGGCCACGATGACATCAGCTTGGCTGACATGTATCGGTGGAAGGTCTCAGCTTATGCCCCCTGCAGCTCCACCTGCACTTCAG CAGGTATCAGTGCCTCCTATGCAATGTGTGTACGGTACGACGGAGTGGAAGTGGACGAAGCGTACTGCGATGCCCTGACCCGACCAGAACCTACACATGAATTTTGTACAGGCAGAGACTGCCAGCCTAG GTGGGAAACGAGCCGGTGGAGTGAGTGCTCCAGGACCTGTGGTGAGGGCTACCAGTACCGCACCGTGCGCTGCTGGAAGATGCTGGCTCCAGGCTTCGACAGCTCTGTTTACGATGACCTCTGCGAGTCAGCTGGGCTGGCCAGGCCCATAGAGAGGAAAGGCTGCAAGAACAAGGCCTGCGGACCCCAGTGGGAGCTTTCAGAGTGGTCTGAG TGCTCAGCCCGATGCGGCAGCCAGGGGACGATGAGGAGGGAGGTGCGCTGCTCGGTGGAAGCAGCCCTCTGCGATGAGTCCCAGAAGCCCAGCAGTGAGAAGGAGTGCACAGGGCCGCCCTGCGACCGCCGCTGGACCGCTTCCGACTGGGGCCCG GTTCGTGTGGTGAGGGACGCATAA